The proteins below come from a single Eucalyptus grandis isolate ANBG69807.140 chromosome 3, ASM1654582v1, whole genome shotgun sequence genomic window:
- the LOC104437121 gene encoding formin-like protein 18 codes for MSMDAGLEHGETMFHALFNTAFISDNVMKLEFDGMDVRWGRQNQFPKEFMAEIIFSQADAATSLTMVDLSSDEEPKENRIKISLTMIPSFEPSQDAITTQNIVEPPKNAGPQTATIFIFGDALSCHLR; via the exons ATGAGTATGGATGCTGGTCTTGAACATGGAGAAACAATGTTCCATGCATTGTTTAATACTGCATTTATATCGGATAATGTTATGAAGCTTGAGTTTGATGGAATGGATGTCAGGTGGGGTCGCCAGAATCAATTTCCTAAGGAATTTATGGCAGAG ATTATTTTCTCACAAGCAGATGCTGCTACTTCACTCACAATGGTTGATTTGTCCAGTGATGAGGAACCAAAGGAGAACCGAATAAAGATAAGCTTGACAATGATACCTTCTTTTGAACCGTCTCAAGATGCAATCACGACACAAAATATTGTTGAACCCCCCAAAAATGCTGGCCCTCAAACAGCAACCATCTTCATCTTTGGCGATGCCTTAAGTTGTCATCTCAGGTAA